In Lactobacillus xylocopicola, the genomic stretch GGGGTCACGGTTCAAGCCTGGCAAATGCTAGCAATTTTTATTGCAACTATTGTCGGCTGTATCACCCTGCCGATTCCAATTAGTGGCGTCACTCTTATCGGATTTACATTAACAATCTGCCTGGGGTTAGCGCCGCTTGCGGATAAAGTTGTTAACGGCCAACTAGTAGCCAAAGGAGCCATTAATGCCTTTGCTAATTCATCTGCCTGGCTGATTGTAATGGCCTTTATGATTTCACGAGGAATCGTTAAAACCGGCTTGGGACAAAGAATTGCGCTTTTCTTTGTTAAATGGTTTGGGCACAAATCTTTGGGACTGGGTTATGCAATTGGTGCAATCGACCTACTAGTCTCACCAGCAACACCATCGAATGCCGCTCGAGCCGGTGGGGTGGTTTATCCACTTATCAAATCGTTGGCTGAAACATTCGGCTCTAAACCAAATGACCCTTCACGAAAAAAAATGGGCGCCTATTTGATTTTTACTGAATTTCAGATAAATATTATTACGTCTTCGCTCTTTATGACAGCTTGTGCACCAAATTTAATTGCCGTAGCACTAGCATCCAAAGCTGGCGTTACCCTTTCTTGGATGCCCTGGCTAATGGCAAGTATTGTTCCAGCAGCCATTTGCTTGCTTACCGTACCTTACTTCGTTTATAAGTTGTACCCACCTGAAATAAAAGAAACTCCTAATGCAAAAGAATGGGCTACCGGTCAACTTAAGGAAATGGGCAAGCTGACTATGCCAGAAAAAATGATGGCGGTGATTTTTGTCATTACCTTAATCCTCTGGATGCTTTCAAGCACCCTGGGAATTGATGCAACTCTGATTGCTTTCATTTCCGTGTCGCTATTGCTTTTTACCGGTGTTTTAACGCCCAAGGATCTATTAAGTGAGACTGGTGCATGGAACATTCTAATTTGGTTGTCAATTTTAGTCTTCATGGCTGAAAAGTTAACACAATTTGGCTTCATCGGTTGGATTTCAACTAGTATCTCAGCAGGTATGAAAAACATTAGCTGGCTGGCTGCATTAGTCATCCTTGCGCTAGTGCTCTTCTACACCCACTACTTATTTGCTAGTGCTACTGCCCATAACTCAGCCATGTACTTGCCCCTGCTAACGGTTGCGATTGCTGCCGGAGCGCCAAAAGTACTAGCTGCACAATTCCTAGCACTCTTTTCTGCAATTATGGGTTCAACCACACATTACTCCAGTCCCGCAGCATCAGTTTTAGCTTCATCTGGTTATGTCAAACAGGGTGAATGGTGGCGGCTCAGCTTCATTTTTGGTATTTTTTACATCTTAGTCTACGGCGTTATCGGCCTAGCCTGGATGAAGCTGATCGGAATGTGGTAACAGCCTAAAAGCTGTCGCTTGTGCGACAGTTTTTTTATTTCCCGGGAAATATTTACCATAGGATCTAGCTCTTACTTAGTTATATACTAGGTACATTAGTTTTATTTAGTTATTATTGGAGGGGAAAATGACGACCTTAAATAAAGTCTTTCATTTAAATGATGTTCATACCACCGTCAAACGTGAGCTTCTTGCGGCACTAACCACTTTTGTTAGTCTCTCTTACATCCTCTTTGTCAATCCCAGCATCTTACACGCTGCTGGAATTGATCAAGGGGCAGCCTTTACGGTAACGGCTCTTTCAATCGCAATCGGTTGCTTCATTATGGGACTAGTGGCCAACTACCCCATTGCATTAGCACCAACGCTGGGTAGTGCAGCCTTTTTTTCTTATAATGTTTGTGTAGGTATGCAGATCAACTGGGCAACTGCCCTGGCTGCGGTTTTAGTGGCCTCTGTTTTATTCATCTTGATTACCCTGTTGAAACTCCGAGAAAAAGTCGTTGAAGCAATTCCGCCAGACCTGAAATATGCCATCTCTGCTGGAATTGGCTTGTTTATTGCCTTCATTGGCTTACAAAACGGCAAATTGATTGTGGGCAATTCCGCCAATCTAGTGATGCTGGGCAAATTTAATTCACCAGCTGTTGGGCTTACCCTGTTTGGTTTAACTTTGACGGTCATTTTAATGGCAATGAATGTTCCTGGTTCAATTTTTATCGGGATGGTAGTCACTGCTCTTTTGGGAATACTTATCGGCCAAATTCCTCTGCCTAAGAGTCTAGTTGCTTATCCGCCCAGTATTGCACCAACCTTTGGCCAGGCTATCTTTCACATCAAAGATATCAATACGCCACAACTATTTATGGTGGTGCTGACTTTCTTATTAGTTACCTTCTTTGACACTGCTGGTACCCTAATTGGCATGACAGAACAAGCTGGGCTAGTTGATAGCAATGGCAAGATTCCAAGAATTGGCAAGGCCTTTCTTTCCGATTCCCTTGCTATGGTCGAGGGCGCGGTAATTGGAACCGCACCGCTTGGCACTTCTGTTGAATCCAGTGCCGGCATTGCCATGGGCGGGCGAACTGGCTTGACCGCAATCTTCGTCGGGATCTTTTTCTTGATTAGCATGATTTTTAGTCCGCTCCTTGCCGTTATCCCAACTACGGTTACAGCACCTGCCCTAATTATCGTTGGTGTCTTGCTGGCTGGTAACCTTAAAAAGATCAATTGGGCTAAATTTGAAATTGCCTTTCCAGCCTTTTTGACTGTCGTCGGCATGCCATTAACATATTCAATTTCCAATGGTCTGGCTTTAGGGATGATCGCCTATCCAATCACGATGATTGCTTCAGGTCATGCTAAGCGGGTCTCGCCCATGATGTATGCTTTATTTTTTATCTTTATCATTTTCTTCTTGATTACCAACATATAGCCGGAATTAATAGTTAATGGTGGGATAATAGGCATTGCTTAATTGTTTTAGTTTAAGTATCTGTTCATAACCAATCAAAGTATACCTTTACTTTTTATTGGTATCGCCTTATCATATACTAATAAACTCAACAGATAGTAACTCAAGCTACTTAAATTTCAGAAATAGGCGGGTCAGTGATGGAAAAGCAAGCTCAAAGATGGTATAACCGCTATAGCGGAACTTTAGTGTTCTTCAGCTTAGCAGTCTTCATCAGTTTTAATTCTAATTTCTTTCCTTATACTATTGCAGGTCGGCTATGCGCCCTAGTCTGGCTCCTGGCCTTTACTTTTGCAATGTTTACAGGCGAATACCTAGTTAGCCATGTTGAAGTAACAGGCGAAGTGCGCTACTTGCAAGCCACCTTGATGACTAGTAATTGGCTGCTTGCAGCTGTAGCGCTAGTGCTTTTTACCCTGTTCTTCAGTAAATAGCCCCTTTATGCGCCCTCTTGCTGGCTAAGCTCGTAACTTATCAGTTTCAATTGATGCACAAAAAAAGCGTTAGTTCTTACCACTAACGCTTTTTTTAATTTAGCAATTATTTAATAACTGCTAAATTAGATTATAAAACACCCAAAAGGTATTGCATAACCAACTTAAGAATATCTGTAAAAATTTTCATTATTCACTACACCCCTTACTATTAAGATAGGCTATTGCCTCCTGTTATATTATAGCTTTATAAGAAATAAAAAACCAGCCTTTATTTGCTTTTATTTTTTTATTTAGCTTTAAAAATTTAAAAATTAGCAATTTTCACCACCATAATCTGGGTAGAATACCATGATTACTGGGTTATTTCTCACCCAGTTGTTGACCCGAAATTAAGCGAATCAAAAATTTATTGCTAAAAAATTGTTGTTGTCGAGATGAGTGCCCAGGCACATCTTCTGCTTATTAGGAAAATGAGAGTATAGCTAAAATGAGTACTGACGCTGCATAAAATAACCCTAGTTAGTGTTATCGCCTTCCACCGACTGGAACATAAATGAATATAAACTCTCTGTTTCCCAAAACTTACAGTAGAAACTCAAGCAACTGCCGTAAGTGGCTGTACGGCAGCTTCGCCTTAGATCTAGTCTCCTTTACTAGAAGGAATTGGCATGATTGATTTTGCTGAATTAAAGCTACTATTGTTATAATCAGATTCGAATAGTAAAATAAAGACTGGTTTTTTAATTTTTCTAAAGTTATAATACCAAAGGAGACAATAGTCTATCTAATTATGGGAGGTGTGTTATATATGAAAATCTTTAAAGAAATCTTTAAGATGATTATGGAATTCCTTGGTTACATTGCTATCTAATTCATTAATTATTTCAGCTAGTTGCTGAAATTCAAAAAAGCGTTAGTTTTTTATGTGAACCCCGAAGTTAAGACAACTTCGGGGTTTTTATGATGACTAAATTATCTAAACAAGACAAAATTGATATCTTTAATCTTTGGCAAAACTATCAGGTTGGGTCTAAGGAATTGAGTCACCGTTACCGGGTTAATCCATCGACTATTAATTATCTCTTGGCCCTCATTAAGCGTCATGGCTTAGTTATTTTGGATCAGCCATATACAAGCTATTCAATTGCGTTTAAAGAGCAGGCGATTAGGCGGGTGCTAGTCAAACACGAGTCCACGTATCAAGTATCACTTGATCTGGAACTAAAAAGTTCCGGCATGTTGGCCAATTGGCTGCGCCAATACCGTGAAAATGGGTATAATGGCGTTAACCACCAGAAAGGACGACGACGCCATGACCACCAAAAAAGAGCAACTGATCAAGCAGGAGAACCACCGCTTAAAGCAAGAGAACGAGCGCTTACGCCAGCAGAACTTGCAGCTGACCATCGAGAACGAATTCGTAAAAAAATTGCAAGCTTTAGTCGACCAGCGGGCCAAGAACCGCAAGCCGCGGAAATAGCCCAGGCAGTTACCGAACTAAAACACGAACTCAAAGTTAGTGTGACCTTTATTCTTGATACCATTAATGCCAATCCTGACCTACCACACTTGTCGCGCAGTAATTACTACTACACGCTTAAGAAGAGCCATCAGGATCAAGACAACGAAGCCGTAATGGTAGAAATCAAGGGCATCTATGAAGAACATAAACATCGTTTGGTTACCGCCGCATTACCCTGGAACTCAGGCGGCGTGGCCTAATAATCAATCACAAGAAAGTGCAACGCCTGATGAGCAAGCTAAAACTCTTTGGCTTAGTCAGTAAACGCTGGCACAAGTATTCGAGCTACCGCGGTATCCAAGGACCAATCAAGCCCAACTTGGTTAAACGCAATTTGGGGGCGATTTACCCTGAGCACAAGTGGTATTCAGACGTGACTGAATTTAAATTAAAGGGTCAGAAGACTTACCTGTCACCCATCATTGACGGCTGCACGCAGGAGATTATTGCTTACACCATTTCACGTAGCCCTAACCTCAAACAGACCATGGACATGTTAAGGCAGGCCTGGCTCAAGCACCCAGGTTTGAACGGTCTGGTCTTTCACACGGACCGGGGTTGGCAATACCAGCACCCGCAATGCCAAGCCTGGCTTAAAGACCACGGCATCGACCAGTCCATGTCACGCAAGGGCAATTCCTTAGATGACGGACTGATGGAAGGCTTCTTTGGCATCTTAAAAAGGGAAATGTTCTACGGCTTTGAACAAAGTTTCAAGAATATAACTGTACTAGAAGAAGCAATCAGAAGGTATATTACATACTACAATACCAAAAGAATCAAGACCAAACTAAAAGGACTAACCCCGCTTGAATATCGGGAGCTAGTCCTCAGCCAAAATTTATTAAACTGTCCTAATTTTGGGGTTCACATCAATGTTACTCGGTTTTTTTAGGGGTTTTTAATTTTTAAGCGCTTAAGCCGGCGCCTGTTCTTGACCAGTAACTTTTTAATTTCGACTATTTTAATGCTGATTTTAGCCTTAAACCCTCACTCTTCACCAACATTCAAGCTAGTACTTTTTGCGATTTTTGCGATCATCTTGTCTTCCGGTCTCGTTTTAGATTATCCTTACCCAACCGAATTATTCGACGGCAAGGTGCAAGCTAGCGGGGGCGGCGTCTGCATTACCATTAGTCGCTTTGGTGCAGCTGCCGGAACCTTTCTTTTACCAGTTCTAACCAGAGTCGGTGGCACCAGTTTGGCAATCCTGGTTTGTGCGGCAGTTTTGTTTAGCGGTTATCTTGTTTGCTTATTCTGGGCCCCTGAAACTTCACCTAAGTATTTAAAGCGAAGCCATCAAAAAGGCCGCTAAATATAATTTTTTGAAGCACCACCCCAGTTTCACGTGAAACAGCAGTTAAATCTTGAAAAACACCCCCAAAAAATATAGATAAGTTAAACTCATCTATATTTTTTGTTACACGTGAAACTAAGTTATTTTTCTTCATACCATTCAGTGTGGAAGACGCCGGCGCGATCATTTCTTAAATAAGTATGCGCTCCAAAGTAATCGCGTTGACCCTGAATTAAGTTGGCTGGCAGACTTGGATTGAAAATCGATTCTAAGTAATTAAGTGCTGCACTTAAAGTCGGCGTCGGAATACCAGCCTTAGTTGCTAATTCTACCACTTGGCGCAAGGCAGGCAGGTTCTTTTCCATTAAGTCTTTAAAGTACGGATCCTGGAACATATTAACCAATACTTTGCCATCAGCGTATGCCCGCTCAATATCTTTTAACATGGCAGAGCGGATGATGCATCCCGCTTCCCAAGTTTGGGCAATTGCTGGGTAACGCAAAGCCCAACCATAAGCATCAGCGGAGAGTTTCAATTGCTGAAATCCTTGAGCATAAGCCACTGCTTGACTCAATTGCAGAGCTTGCTCCAAATTATCAATCAAGTCAGCAGGCACTTCACCTTGCCAAGTGATTTCCTTGCCTTCACGCGTCGACGCCTTAGACATGAAGCGGCTAAGCACGGCTTCAGCAATTACGCTAATCGGCGCACCTAAACTGACACCATCTTCTAGCATCCAGTTGCCCGTTCCCTTGTAGGAAGCTACGTTCAAGATGTGATCAATGATATGATCCGCAGTCAAGTCATCTTTTTGCTTCAAGACCTCGGCTGTAATCTCACTAAGGTAGGCTTGAACCAAGCCCTGGTTCCACTTAGCAAAAATTTCAGACATTTCATCATTACTTTTACCAGCAATTTTGCGAAGAATATCATAAACTTCTGAGAATTCCTGCATAATCCCATATTCAATTCCATTGTGAACCATCTTTACATAGTGGCCACTGCCCTCAGGACCAATAAAACTAACGCAAGGCTGTCCTTCAGCGTTTTTAGCGGCTACTGCCTTCAGAATGGGTGCTACCGCCTGGTAGGACTGTTCATCGCCTCCTGGCATCATTGCTGGGCCATTTAGGGCACCTTCTTCTCCACCTGATACGCCCATACCGATAAAATGGATCCCCTGATCTTCCATTTCATGAAAACGGCGATTGGTATCGTGAAAGTTCGAATTACCACCATCAATTAGAATATCACCTTGATCAAGAAGCGGTAACAACGTGTGCAAGGTTTCATCGACTGGTTTTCCAGCTGCGATTTGAATTAAAATTTTGCGTGGTCGCTCAAGAGAATTAACAAATTCTGTCCAAGAATAAGTTGGTTTCAACTTGTCATCTTCATACTGGGCAAAAGAATCAACTTCCTCTTTAGTAATGCTAAAGCCAGAAACAGAAAAACCACTGTTTCTGACGTTTAAAGCAAGGTTCTTACCCATAACGGATAAGCCAATAATCCCGAATTGTTGCATATTTAATCCTCCATCATTAAAATTTATACCTTTTCATTATACTTGTAAGACAGCAAAAAAGCGAAACTTTGAAAAAGTTTCGCTTCTTGCTATTTCTAATATTAAGTATTAGTGTGCTGAAG encodes the following:
- a CDS encoding DASS family sodium-coupled anion symporter — encoded protein: MKTLEKINYQKFILPLVFGLLFWFTTPIRPAGVTVQAWQMLAIFIATIVGCITLPIPISGVTLIGFTLTICLGLAPLADKVVNGQLVAKGAINAFANSSAWLIVMAFMISRGIVKTGLGQRIALFFVKWFGHKSLGLGYAIGAIDLLVSPATPSNAARAGGVVYPLIKSLAETFGSKPNDPSRKKMGAYLIFTEFQINIITSSLFMTACAPNLIAVALASKAGVTLSWMPWLMASIVPAAICLLTVPYFVYKLYPPEIKETPNAKEWATGQLKEMGKLTMPEKMMAVIFVITLILWMLSSTLGIDATLIAFISVSLLLFTGVLTPKDLLSETGAWNILIWLSILVFMAEKLTQFGFIGWISTSISAGMKNISWLAALVILALVLFYTHYLFASATAHNSAMYLPLLTVAIAAGAPKVLAAQFLALFSAIMGSTTHYSSPAASVLASSGYVKQGEWWRLSFIFGIFYILVYGVIGLAWMKLIGMW
- a CDS encoding NCS2 family permease, whose protein sequence is MTTLNKVFHLNDVHTTVKRELLAALTTFVSLSYILFVNPSILHAAGIDQGAAFTVTALSIAIGCFIMGLVANYPIALAPTLGSAAFFSYNVCVGMQINWATALAAVLVASVLFILITLLKLREKVVEAIPPDLKYAISAGIGLFIAFIGLQNGKLIVGNSANLVMLGKFNSPAVGLTLFGLTLTVILMAMNVPGSIFIGMVVTALLGILIGQIPLPKSLVAYPPSIAPTFGQAIFHIKDINTPQLFMVVLTFLLVTFFDTAGTLIGMTEQAGLVDSNGKIPRIGKAFLSDSLAMVEGAVIGTAPLGTSVESSAGIAMGGRTGLTAIFVGIFFLISMIFSPLLAVIPTTVTAPALIIVGVLLAGNLKKINWAKFEIAFPAFLTVVGMPLTYSISNGLALGMIAYPITMIASGHAKRVSPMMYALFFIFIIFFLITNI
- the gndA gene encoding NADP-dependent phosphogluconate dehydrogenase; the encoded protein is MQQFGIIGLSVMGKNLALNVRNSGFSVSGFSITKEEVDSFAQYEDDKLKPTYSWTEFVNSLERPRKILIQIAAGKPVDETLHTLLPLLDQGDILIDGGNSNFHDTNRRFHEMEDQGIHFIGMGVSGGEEGALNGPAMMPGGDEQSYQAVAPILKAVAAKNAEGQPCVSFIGPEGSGHYVKMVHNGIEYGIMQEFSEVYDILRKIAGKSNDEMSEIFAKWNQGLVQAYLSEITAEVLKQKDDLTADHIIDHILNVASYKGTGNWMLEDGVSLGAPISVIAEAVLSRFMSKASTREGKEITWQGEVPADLIDNLEQALQLSQAVAYAQGFQQLKLSADAYGWALRYPAIAQTWEAGCIIRSAMLKDIERAYADGKVLVNMFQDPYFKDLMEKNLPALRQVVELATKAGIPTPTLSAALNYLESIFNPSLPANLIQGQRDYFGAHTYLRNDRAGVFHTEWYEEK